The Gammaproteobacteria bacterium genome includes a region encoding these proteins:
- a CDS encoding formylglycine-generating enzyme family protein, with protein sequence MAINNKKLIFGVLLLLCCLLYQNVVWAKKIASHNGFTALLGDDYSCAESVDVTIESKSRKTFKKKPKAFAKIVALVRIAISIDCSSVKHINIVGSHLGKTLLQTQISKAEKWRLTLNDDGTKNNYIDKSSDYGFAMVELPGGEAFMGCVSKVKCNNSHSLSIWTIVPVSPFKISKYEVTYGQWSSCVADGVCKEHGYIKRKEKYKNRLPANSVSWDEVTHSYIPWLNKKTGRNYRLPTEAEWVYAARAGTKTRFHWGDEITEKVACLGLIRCRSSVPVGSYKPNAFGLYDMIGNVDEWVQDCWNTSASSVVDRCDRVLRGGSFAGYEHQLGLSFRLKKYQGGTVSSAVGFRLAEDVAHTDDYQVF encoded by the coding sequence GTGGTGTGGGCAAAAAAAATAGCGTCGCATAACGGGTTTACCGCACTGTTGGGCGATGATTATTCCTGCGCCGAATCAGTGGATGTGACTATCGAGTCTAAATCAAGAAAAACGTTTAAAAAAAAACCGAAAGCCTTTGCAAAAATAGTTGCGCTGGTGAGGATTGCCATTTCAATTGACTGCTCTTCTGTCAAACACATTAATATAGTGGGGAGCCATTTAGGAAAAACCTTGTTGCAAACGCAAATCAGCAAGGCTGAAAAATGGCGCCTCACACTTAATGATGATGGTACGAAGAATAACTATATCGATAAGTCCTCCGATTATGGGTTTGCTATGGTTGAATTGCCTGGGGGGGAAGCATTTATGGGCTGTGTCAGCAAAGTGAAATGTAATAACTCACACAGCTTATCTATTTGGACTATTGTGCCAGTGTCGCCGTTCAAAATAAGTAAATATGAAGTGACCTATGGTCAATGGAGCTCATGTGTTGCTGATGGTGTATGTAAAGAACACGGATATATAAAACGTAAAGAAAAATATAAAAATAGGCTTCCCGCGAATTCAGTTAGTTGGGACGAAGTAACTCATAGTTATATTCCATGGCTAAATAAAAAGACAGGAAGAAATTATCGCTTACCAACGGAAGCTGAATGGGTGTACGCGGCAAGAGCAGGGACTAAGACGAGATTCCATTGGGGGGATGAAATCACAGAAAAAGTTGCTTGCCTGGGATTAATTAGGTGCCGTAGCTCGGTGCCGGTAGGTAGTTATAAGCCAAACGCGTTTGGTTTATATGACATGATAGGGAATGTCGATGAGTGGGTTCAAGATTGCTGGAATACATCCGCATCGAGTGTTGTCGATAGGTGTGACAGAGTGCTTCGTGGTGGTAGTTTCGCAGGTTATGAACATCAATTAGGCTTGTCTTTTCGCTTGAAAAAATACCAGGGTGGAACAGTAAGCAGTGCTGTCGGCTTTCGGCTTGCAGAAGACGTTGCGCATACAGATGATTATCAAGTATTTTAA